The Corynebacterium marinum DSM 44953 genome contains the following window.
GCGGCGATGAGGAAGCCGACGACCACCCGCTGCAGGCTGGTGAGCAGGTGCCAGAAGATTCCGACGCTGCCCGGGCCCTCCCGGTAGAAGGGGTCGGAGAGGATCTCGACGCCGCGCGTCCACACACCGCCTGGGGTGGGGGCGAGGTCGGCGATCAGGCCGGTGGAGACCGCGCCCTGCCAGCCGAGGATGAACAGGACAAACAGAACCAGACCGAGGAGTCCGGCCTTCAGGCGGTCGGTCATGCGAGCTCCCAACGGGTGAGCTGTTCGCGCATCCAGGCGGTGGCGGCGGGGTCGGTGGAGTCGCCGAAGTGGATGCGCTCGGGGTCGACGACGTCCTCGCCGGCCCAGTTCCGGTACGCGCCCTGCAGGACGGGGGAGATGAGGGCGGCGGGCTGGTTGAGGTAGATCTCGCGCGAGAGCATGCTGGCGGCCTCGGCGTGGTTGCCCGGGGCGTTGAGGAAGGAGGATGCCTCGGCCAAAGCGTCGGTGACGGCGAGGGCCTGGTCCGGATGTGCCTGCCTCCAGTCCTCGCCCATGGCGACGGCGCAGCAGGGGTGGCGGTCCCAGAATTCCTTGGTCATGTGCAGGACACGGCCGGAACCGGTGGCCAGGGCGCGCTGGTTGAAGGGCTCCGGGCCGATGAACCCGTCGATGCCGCCGACCTCGAGCTGGGCGACCATGTCGGCCGGGCGCAGGAGGCGTAGCTCCAGGTCGGCGACGGGGTCGACGCCGTGGGCGGCGAGCTGGTCGCGCAGCAGCAGCGAATGGATGGAGTGCTCGAAGGGGATGCCGATGACCCGCCCGCGCAGGTCGGCCAGGCCGGAGACCTCGGAGTGGAGGCGGGAGGCGATGGTGACGGCCTGGCCGTTGGTGTTGAGGGTGTAGGCGAGCGAGGTGGGCCGGGAGGTCGGCGTCACGGCCATGGGGGAGAGCATGTGGGTGACGTGCAGCTGGCCGGTGAGGTAGGCGGACCACAGGTCGGCCCAGCCGGCGAAGCGGCGGAGCCGGACGTCGAGGCCACGCCGCTGAAAAGCGCCGAGAGCGTCGGCGGCGAGCAGCGGGGAGGAGCACGCGATGGGGACGTAACCGATGGTGACGGTGTCCCCGGGGCCGGGATCCGGGCCGGACGGCACGGCACCTACGGCGCGGCCGCCGAGGACCCCGAGTGTGCCGAGGGCGGTGGCGCCGAGGAAGGTGCGCCGGGTGAGTGCGGCCACGTGGAACCTCCGGTTCAGAATGTATAGACAGAACGGTCTTGTCTTTGACTCTGTCACCATACAGGTCGGTTCGGCGATCTGTCCAGATATCATTCGCCGACCGGCGCAGCGGCGCCGGTCGGCCGGGGATAGACTCATCGCCATGGGTTTCACCACGCCGAGCTACGACCTGCCGGATCTTTTCGCGCGCATCGACCGCGGGGATCTGCAGCTCCCGGATTTTCAACGTTCCTACGCCTGGGACGTCGACCGCATCCGCGCGCTCCTGGTCACCGTGCTGCGGGGCTACCCCGTCGGCTCGCTGCTCTCCCTCGACACCCGGAATACCCCCACGCGATTCCGGCCGCGGCCGATCGCCGGAGCGCCC
Protein-coding sequences here:
- a CDS encoding ABC transporter substrate-binding protein, with amino-acid sequence MAALTRRTFLGATALGTLGVLGGRAVGAVPSGPDPGPGDTVTIGYVPIACSSPLLAADALGAFQRRGLDVRLRRFAGWADLWSAYLTGQLHVTHMLSPMAVTPTSRPTSLAYTLNTNGQAVTIASRLHSEVSGLADLRGRVIGIPFEHSIHSLLLRDQLAAHGVDPVADLELRLLRPADMVAQLEVGGIDGFIGPEPFNQRALATGSGRVLHMTKEFWDRHPCCAVAMGEDWRQAHPDQALAVTDALAEASSFLNAPGNHAEAASMLSREIYLNQPAALISPVLQGAYRNWAGEDVVDPERIHFGDSTDPAATAWMREQLTRWELA